In one window of Onychomys torridus chromosome 7, mOncTor1.1, whole genome shotgun sequence DNA:
- the Tmem158 gene encoding transmembrane protein 158, which translates to MLPLLAALLAAACPLLPAHGGVTGAPDLPGTPPNASANASFSGEPAAPPLLASAAPAPSERAGPEEAPAAPCNISVQRQMLSSLLVRWGRPRGLQCDLLLFSTNAHGRAFFAAAFHRVGPPLLIEHLGLAAGGAQQDLRLCVGCGWVRGRLRAPAGAPTALPAYPAAEPGPLWLQGEPRHFCCLDFSLEELQGEPGWRLNRKPIESTLVACFMTLVIVVWSVAALIWPVPIIAGFLPNGMEQRRTTAGAPAAAPAAVPAGTTAAAAAAAAAAAAAAAAVTSGVAPK; encoded by the coding sequence ATGCTGCCCCTGCTCGCTGCGCTGCTGGCCGCCGCCTGCCCGCTGCTGCCGGCGCACGGCGGGGTCACGGGTGCGCCCGACCTTCCCGGGACGCCCCCAAACGCCTCGGCCAACGCGTCCTTCTCGGGCGAACCCGCCGCCCCGCCCCTGCTGGCCTCGGCGGCACCCGCGCCCTCCGAGCGCGCGGGCCCAGAGGAGGCTCCCGCGGCGCCCTGCAACATCAGCGTGCAACGGCAGATGCTGAGCTCGCTACTTGTGCGTTGGGGCCGCCCGCGGGGCTTGCAGTGCGACTTGCTGCTCTTCTCTACCAACGCGCACGGCCGCGCCTTCTTCGCAGCCGCCTTCCACCGCGTCGGGCCGCCGCTGCTCATCGAGCATCTGGGGCTCGCGGCCGGAGGCGCGCAGCAAGACCTGCGCTTGTGCGTGGGCTGCGGCTGGGTGCGTGGCCGCCTGCGGGCCCCAGCCGGGGCTCCCACAGCGCTGCCTGCCTACCCCGCGGCTGAACCCGGGCCGCTGTGGCTGCAGGGCGAACCTCGTCACTTCTGCTGCCTGGACTTCAGCCTGGAGGAGCTGCAGGGCGAGCCGGGCTGGCGGCTGAACCGCAAGCCCATCGAGTCAACGCTGGTGGCCTGCTTTATGACCCTGGTCATCGTGGTGTGGAGCGTGGCCGCCCTCATCTGGCCGGTGCCCATCATTGCTGGCTTCCTGCCCAACGGCATGGAGCAGCGCCGGACCACCGCCGGCGCCCCCGCGGCCGCTCCCGCCGCCGTACCCGCAGggaccaccgccgccgccgccgccgccgctgctgctgcagctgcagccGCCGCGGCCGTCACCTCAGGAGTGGCCCCCAAGTGA